In the Phaseolus vulgaris cultivar G19833 chromosome 7, P. vulgaris v2.0, whole genome shotgun sequence genome, one interval contains:
- the LOC137829034 gene encoding uncharacterized protein → MVPLLLQSITSPLRRSSVTLLVGSSSDFLVEVGHQIILLVRPLDIAFDLNLETRVTWAPHDECQIKKVYESKVKKRLCDTLTKARTKVVRPSWIGEQAWVELLNYWDSQKFKDKSTQNKANRSSARGGALHSTGRKSHSDIAVTLERQYGCPPEPDELFMATHTNKKGEWVDSRARETYEKYHERLKAIQANSFQDSNTDVHQLDPTTKLQTWKEAAGGKSRGRVYGTADLAANIRQGVSSLTQASASGTSQSGHVTENQMLRAELSMWSQKYAHLEDELKVIKDRLISMERDKTTSNSTTQFDYEYDPEQDDQPCSLKCIL, encoded by the exons ATGGTGCCACTGCTGCTTCAGAGCATAACCTCCCCCCTGAGGAGGTCCAGCGTGACCCTACTAGTAGGGTCATCATCCGACTTCTTGGTAGAGG TTGGACACCAAATCATTTTGCTAGTGAGGCCATTGGACATTGCATTCGATCTCAATTTAGAG ACTAGAGTCACTTGGGCACCCCATGATGAATGCCAAATTAAAAAGGTCTACGAGTCTAAAGTCAAAAAAAGACTTTGTGACACGTTGACTAAGGCTAGGACAAAGGTTGTCCGCCCTAGTTGGATAGGTGAGCAAGCATGGGTTGAACTTCTAAACTATTGGGATTCACAAAAATTCAAAGATAAATCAACTCAAAATAAAGCCAATAGGAGTTCAGCTCGTGGTGGAGCACTGCACTCCACAGGTAGAAAATCACATTCAGATATTGCAGTTACCTTG GAACGTCAATATGGCTGTCCTCCAGAACCTGATGAACTATTTATGGCCACCCACACAAATAAGAAGGGTGAATGGGTTGATTCTCGTGCTCGAGAAACTTAT GAAAAGTATCATGAGCGCTTGAAGGCCATTCAAGCAAATAGTTTTCAGGACTCTAACACTGATGTCCACCAACTTGATCCTACAACTAAGCTTCAAACATGGAAGGAAGCTGCCGGAGGAAAGAGTAGAGGTCGGGTGTATGGTACGGCAGACTTGGCTGCTAACATCCGCCAAGGAGTCTCTTCTCTCACCCAAGCCTCTGCTTCCGGCACTTCACAATCTGGACATGTGACTGAAAATCAAATGCTTCGTGCTGAACTTAGTATGTGGAGTCAGAAGTATGCACACCTGGAGGATGAGCTGAAGGTTATAAAAGATAGACTTATCTCTATGGAACGTGACAAAACTACTTCCAATAGCACAACACAATTCGATTATGAGTATGATCCAGAACAAGATGATCAACCTTGTTCCTTAAAGTGCATCCTATAA
- the LOC137828250 gene encoding transcription factor WER-like, which yields MKRKGGHENQDAVNRGAWSAEEDQILVNYVHLHGEGKWGQISRRTGLKRGGKSCRLRWLNYLKPDIKRGNISSDEEDLIIRLHSLLGNRWSLIAGRLPGRTDNEIKNYWNTYLRKKVEEKHNDNNNMELGIESPQCTDIDPTKSSQPVRCNEGMIPTVALNDSVNTKDWTENPFESTPPDHHDGCEEGFPTHFDLSDLLMPQEDCHFNGYACVELPQHFGDESCGVNDAMCETWYDNWKNEDYFPLDDVDFPLF from the exons ATGAAAAGAAAGGGAGGTCATGAGAACCAAGATGCTGTTAACAGAGGTGCTTGGTCTGCTGAGGAAGACCAAATCCTTGTTAACTACGTTCACCTCCATGGAGAAGGAAAATGGGGGCAGATTTCCAGAAGAACTG GTTTAAAACGAGGGGGGAAGAGTTGCAGACTTCGATGGTTGAATTATCTAAAGCCAGATATAAAGAGAGGAAACATTTCTTCGGATGAAGAAGATCTCATTATCAGGCTACATAGCCTCTTAGGGAATAG ATGGTCTCTTATTGCGGGACGGTTGCCTGGGCGTACAGACAATGAAATCAAGAACTACTGGAATACTTATTTGAGAAAGAAAGTAGAGGAGAAACACAATGATAACAACAATATGGAATTAGGAATTGAATCTCCACAGTGCACAGATATTGATCCTACCAAATCTTCTCAACCAGTAAGGTGTAATGAGGGTATGATTCCAACTGTAGCACTCAATGATTCAGTCAACACAAAGGATTGGACTGAAAACCCATTTGAATCTACCCCACCTGATCATCATGATGGCTGCGAAGAAGGTTTCCCCACACACTTTGATTTAAGTGACCTGTTGATGCCCCAGGAGGATTGCCATTTCAATGGATATGCTTGTGTTGAATTACCCCAACATTTTGGAGATGAATCATGCGGCGTTAATGATGCGATGTGTGAAACATGGTACGATAATTGGAAGAATGAAGACTATTTTCCACTAGATGATGTGgattttcctttattttaa